One region of Centropristis striata isolate RG_2023a ecotype Rhode Island chromosome 3, C.striata_1.0, whole genome shotgun sequence genomic DNA includes:
- the LOC131968090 gene encoding piggyBac transposable element-derived protein 3-like, translating into MPPAKRDPRYSVQDVISIVQNGESGVDLDFDDTDASDEESDSDACVDKENREPDCPANVDIEPPSNRHTMPRDRYRWQKKDFISPNTDFSGPALTDDVTSIHTPLHYFQKFVSEDMVEALATNTNEYSVQNHGRSVNTNTKEIQTALGMSLRMGLVQMPGARMYWETDTRHPPVADVMPRNRFQLLLTTLHFVNNFTVSETEKRDKLWKLRPWLDSLRENCLQVVPEEHNSVDEMMIPFKGKFSSIKQYMRGKPHPWGFKVWVRGGISGMMLDFDVYQGSINGVRVKSELGLSGDVMKLASTLAKGQNYKIYADNYFTSVPLVAKLLEQGIHYVGTARQVRLPNCNLEDEKSLKKKGRGNFDHRVEGKHNICAVKWYDNRAVTLVSSFAGPEPVQEIQRWDKVTKTYIDVGRPYIVGVYNKYMGGVDLLDSFTAKYKYALKCRRWYMYIF; encoded by the coding sequence atGCCACCAGCAAAGAGAGATCCTCGATACAGTGTGCAGGACGTAATTTCCATCGTCCAAAACGGAGAGAGTGGTGTGGACCTGGATTTTGACGACACTGATGCAAGTGACGAAGAATCAGATAGCGATGCCTGCGTGGACAAAGAAAACAGAGAACCTGATTGCCCAGCCAATGTGGACATTGAGCCCCCATCAAACAGACACACCATGCCCCGTGACAGATATCGctggcaaaaaaaagattttatcagTCCCAATACTGATTTTTCTGGTCCAGCTCTCACAGATGATGTCACCTCCATCCACACACCACTGCACTACTTCCAGAAGTTTGTGTCAGAAGACATGGTTGAAGCTCTGGCAACAAACACAAATGAGTACAGCGTTCAAAATCACGGAAGATCAGTCAACACAAATACTAAAGAAATACAGACAGCATTGGGCATGTCCCTGAGGATGGGCCTGGTACAAATGCCTGGAGCCCGTATGTACTGGGAGACGGACACGCGGCACCCACCTGTTGCTGATGTGATGCCACGCAACAGATTCCAATTGCTGTTGACAACATTGCATTTTGTAAACAATTTTACAGTGTCGGAGACTGAAAAGAGGGACAAACTCTGGAAACTCAGACCATGGCTGGATTCACTCAGAGAGAATTGCCTGCAGGTGGTACCAGAAGAGCACAATTCTGTGGATGAGATGATGATACCTTTCAAGGGGAAGTTCAGCAGCATCAAGCAGTATATGCGAGGCAAGCCACACCCATGGGGGTTTAAAGTATGGGTGAGAGGTGGAATCTCTGGCATGATGCTTGACTTTGATGTTTACCAAGGGAGCATCAATGGAGTTCGAGTCAAATCTGAACTTGGACTGTCAGGTGACGTGATGAAGCTTGCCTCCACACTTGCAAAGGGTCAAAATTACAAGATCTACGCAGACAACTACTTCACCTCGGTTCCACTGGTAGCGAAGCTCCTTGAGCAAGGAATACATTATGTGGGAACAGCCAGGCAGGTTCGCCTACCCAACTGCAATCTTGAAGATGAGAAGAGCTTGAAGAAGAAGGGCAGAGGAAACTTTGACCACAGAGTGGAGGGGAAACACAACATCTGTGCTGTCAAATGGTACGACAACAGGGCGGTCACACTTGTGTCATCCTTCGCTGGGCCAGAACCTGTGCAGGAGATTCAACGCTGGGACAAAGTCACCAAAACCTACATTGACGTCGGAAGGCCTTACATTGTGGGTGTCTACAACAAATACATGGGTGGTGTGGATTTGTTGGACTCATTTACAGCGAAATACAAGTACGCTCTGAAATGCCGGCGGTGGTACATGTACATCTTCTGA